The following nucleotide sequence is from Roseivirga sp. BDSF3-8.
TCCCAGTCGCTGATCTCGATACGCGCCACGCCTGATTCAATGGCAGCTTTAGCCACAGCAGGAGAGATGCTCGTGATCAGGCGGGGGTCCAGAGGTTTCGGGATCAGGTAATCACGCCCGAAAGAGAGCGTATTGGCATCATAAGCCTTATTTACCAGTTCCGGCACCGGCTCCTTGGCCAGTGTGGCCAGGGCATACACGGCCGCCAGCTTCATATCTTCATTGATCGCGCTCGCACGTACGTCCAGCGCTCCGCGAAATATATAAGGGAAGCCCAGCACGTTATTTACCTGGTTGGGGTGGTCAGAGCGGCCTGTAGCCATAATGATATCATCACGGCTCGCCATAGCCTCATCGTAAGGGATCTCCGGATCAGGATTAGCCAGGGCGAATACGATAGGCTCATCAGCCATGCGCTTCATATCTTCACTGCCCAGGATGTTGCCTGTCGAGAGCCCCAGGAAGATATCCGCCCCTTCCAGCGCTTCCTGCAGCGTATTCAGGTCCCTGTCAGTAGCAAACTGTGCCTTTACAGCGTCCAGTTTTTCGCGGTCTTTACGTATAACCCCCTTACTGTCGCACATCACGATATTTTCTCTGCGCATACCCAGACTCAGGTAAAGCTTCGTACAGGCTATGGCTGAGGCACCCGCGCCGCTTACCACGCAGGTCACATCTTCTATTTTTTTCCCGTTCAGCTCCAGCGCGTTCAGCAGGGCCGCCGATGAGATGATGGCCGTGCCGTGCTGGTCATCGTGCATCACAGGGATGCCCATCTGCTTCTTAAGTTCCTCTTCCACATAGAAGCTTTCCGGGGCTTTGATGTCCTCCAGATTAATCCCACCGAAGGTAGGCTCCAGCGAGCGTACAATGCGCACCAGCTCCTCCTGGTCCTCGCAGTCTATTTCAATATCGAACACATCGATACCGGCAAATTTCTTGAACAGCACGCCCTTTCCTTCCATCACAGGTTTGGAAGCATCCGGGCCTATGTTTCCCAGGCCAAGGACAGCGGTACCATTAGAGATTACACCTACCAGGTTTCCCTTGGCGGTGTATTTATACACATCGTCTTTATTTTCTGCTATGTCTTTACAAGGCTCAGCCACACCGGGTGAGTAAGCAAGGGCAAGGTCAAGCTGGCTACCTAGCGCCTTCGTGGGCACTACCTCTATTTTACCGGGCTTATCCTGTTGGTGATAGTTAAGCGCGTCTTCTCTCCTTATCTTAAGGGCCATAATCTGTACTACTAGGTATAAAATAAAAGCCGAAGCAATGCTCCGGCTACAATTTTAAGCAATTTTCTCACCTTATCCGTGTGAGTAGCAGAGTTTCAGGCCGCCGGTGAGGCGGGCTCATTGCTTTCCACTACCTCAAAAGTAGACATGATGGCTTCCAGTTCGAAGAGGTCTTCCACCTTATCCTGCCCCGGGGCAATCAGGAATCCGTCTATGTAATATAGCGTATTCGTATTCTCATCCACAAACATGTAACTTACGAAAGGCCCACCCACCGACTGGTCACTCATCTTCCACATGCCGCGACTTTCCACTGCGTATCGTCCGTTAAAAGAGAACTCATCAGTATACAAAGGCACCAGGGGTTCTACTTCAAAGTACAGGTCCCGCTTGTCTATATCGTACAGGTATTCCTTAGTTACGCTGTCTCGCAGAGACATAATGCGCTCCCTGTCAAAGCTCTGCTCATCCGTATAGGGAATACTGTATACAAACACGCTTTTATCTATCTTTTGATCAGGCTGTCGAAGCCATACCAGGTTCTCAAACTCCCGCGCTATGTAGTAGCCTTTCGGTACCTGCAGCGTGTAGCCCCTGTCCTCGCGAAGTTCTTTCGTGATGCCATTATCACGATTATTGCGGATATCAGCCTGGATACTCTTCAGTGTCTTATTTACCATATACTGGCGCAGGTCCTTCTGGTTTTTCTCCAGGTTGGCTATAAGCTGGCTCTTGGTTGCACCAAAGAGGTAAATAATCTCTTGGCCACGGGCAAACTCATCTTCGGACCGCATCATAAACCGGTCCGGGTTTTCACGAACCGCCTCCAGGCTTTGGGGGCTAAAGAAATTCTGCATCTCCATATTCTGCCTGCTGGTTTGATCCAGGGCCGTTACAAAGATGAGGTTCTGCTGGCGTTTCAGCGTTTCTGTAATCCCCAGAGGGTTTATTTGCCTCAGCGTAAACCAAGGCTCGTCCTTTAGCAGGCCGGGTACCGGAGCCGCATAGATATCGCGTACGATCTCACCTACCTCACCGGCATACAGAGCACTGTCTATCACCACATATATTTCCCTGTCCTGTCCCTGAGCCTTTGGCAGGTTAGAACTGCTGCGCAGCCCATCTCCTGAGCCACCTTCCTGGCCGCAACTGATAAACACGAATGATAACAGGGTTGAAATAAATGCGTATTGAACTATTCGCTTCATTGTCGTTATGGCTAATCTTTCTATTGGCCTACATTTTAGCCAAAAGGTTTACAAATAAAAAGCCCCACAAAGAGTGATTGCGGGGCTGAATATCATGGGGCTCGTCATTAGACGCCTTCCGCCTCTACTGTCTCCACTTCCGGTACCGCCCGCTTCAGCAGGTTCTCGATGCCTGCTTTAAGTGTAATAGTGGAAGAAGGGCATCCGCTGCAGCTACCCTGCAGAAGCACCTTTACCACACCGTTCTCAAACGAGTGAAAGGCAATGGCGCCACCGTCCTGCTCCACAGCAGGGCGGATGTACTCATCCAGTACCTGCTTGATCTTCGCCTCAGTTTCTGTTTCTTCACCCGAAGAGGCCTCTTTCTCCTTTTCCTCGGCTGCTGCCTGCGTAAGGTCCACGGCAGGTTTTCCCTGCTCCAGGTATTCCTTAACGAACGTTCTTACCTCAGTTTGTATTTCCTGCCAGTCTTTTTCATCATTTTTTGTGACAGTCACAAAATTGCTCATGATAAAGACACGCTCTACAAAGGTAAAGCTCTCAAATAAGGCCTGGGCAAGGGGAGAGTTGCCCGCTTCTTTGAGGGAAGGGTAGTCAAAGCTGGCAGCTTCGGGCACCAGCATAGAGTTAGCCACAAACTTCAGTGAGTTAGGGTTCGGGCTGGCTTCCATATATATATGTACCTGACGATTGCCTACGGTATTGGTTTCTGTGTTCATTGCCTGTCTGTCTTTTACCTTTTTTAAAAAACGGGTAGGAGAATTTTAAGTTCCAAAGGGCAAAGTTAAACCCCCGGTACCTTTTCTGCTACACTTTTACGGATCATCTTGTCAGGAAGTTCCCCTTCCGTACTGGCCACCACTGCAGTAACCGTACAGTCACCTGTTACATTCACCAGCGTACGGCACATGTCCAGTATACGGTCCGGTGCCAGGATCAGCGTGATCCCCGCCGCCGGCACACCAATAGACTCCAGTACGATGATGAGCATAATGATGCCCGCACCCGGTACACCAGCCGAGCCGATCGAGGCAAGCACCGCCGTAAGTACGATCATGAGCTGATCGCCCAGATCCAGCCCAAGGCCAAGCGCCTGGGCTATAAATACCGCAGCCACCCCCTGGTACAGGCTGGTACCGTCCATATTGATCGTGGCACCCAGTGGCAACACAAAGCTGCTCACCTCTTCGCTTACACCCAGTTCCTCTTCCACCTGCTTCATGGTCACAGGCAGTGTGGCCGAGCTGCTGCTCGTACTGAAAGCCAGTAGCTGAGCAGGGCGTATCGCATTGAAAAAGTGCCTGTAGCCGTATTTGGTAAATAGCTTCAGAATGGCGGGGTACACCCCAAACGCCATTATTGCCAGGCCGCCCACCACTACCAGTGAATACTGACCCAGCGCCAGCAGGATACTCACCGCCTTGTCAGGGTCGTCACCGGCTATCTGCACGATAAGGTCCACCATAAGGGCAAATACCCCATAAGGAGCCAGCAACATAATGAAGCCTACGATCTTTATGATAATGTCATTGAAGCCATCAAAGAACTTCACTACAGGCTCACCCTTGTCCTTCGGGATCTTAAGCAGCGCAATACCCACTATCAGGGCAAAGAACACTACCTGCAGCATCAGCCCGTTGTCCGTGGTGGCCAGAAATACGTTATCCGGCACCATGTCCACTATAGGAGCCAGCGGGCTGCGCTCCTGTACCTCTGCTACCTGCTCCGTTTTTTCCCCGGCCGTATCACCGTATAGTTCCATCAGCTCGTCCCGCGTCTCTTCCGGCAGGGCTTTGCCTGGCTCAAACAGGTTCACCAGTACCAGGCCGATCGTAACAGCCAGTACCGTGGTCGTAATGTACGTGAATATTGTTTTGCCCCCGATGCGGCTCAGTTTAGACACATCACCCAGGTTAGCCACACCGACTATGAGCGAAGCAAGCACCAGAGGCACCGCGATCATCTTCAGGCCGCGGATGAATATCTCCCCGATAGGAGCTATCCAGTCATTGACAAAATCAGCAGGCCACTGAAACTTAACAAAGGCAAGCCCTACCAGCAAACCCAGTACCAGGCCGGCAATTATTTGAATATGGAGAGGTATACGCTTCATGAAAGGCGGTTATAGCTTTACGGATTTATTTCTCAGGTAGAAGTCAGCAATGACCAGCGCAGCCATCGCATCCACAATAGGCACCGCGCGGGGCACTACACACGGGTCATGGCGGCCCTTACCGCTCACTTTCACAGCTTCACCCCCTTCATTTATGCTGTCCTGGTCCTGCATAATAGTCGCCACAGGTTTAAAGGCCACACGGAAGTAAATGTCTTCACCGTTGCTAATGCCCCCCTGTATGCCCCCGCTATGGTTAGTGTCAGTCTTCACCTGCTCACCCTCCTTGCGGATAATGTCATTGTGCTGCGAGCCGTACATCTCCACGCCGTCGAAGCCACTGCCATATTCAAAGCCCTTCACCGCATTAATGCCCAGCATCGCTTTGCCCAGTTCCGCGTGAAGCTTATCAAAAACAGGCTCACCTAGGCCCACCGGCACCCCCGTGATCACGGCAGAAACCACTCCGCCAATCGTGTCACGGTTTTTCCTCGTCTCATCGATAAGCCCGATCATTTTCTCTGCCATGTCAGCATCCGGGCAGCGCACCATGTTACTTTCCGTCTGGCTCAGATCCAGCGCTTGGTAGTCCTTTTCCAGCTTCAGGGGCCCAACCTGGCTCACCCAGGCCTGCACATCTATCCCCTTTTGCTTTAGAAAGAGCTTCGCTACTGCCCCTGCCGCCACACGGGCCGCAGTTTCGCGGGCCGAGCTTCTGCCGCCTCCGCGGTAGTCACGCAGGCCATACTTTTCCTGGTACGTAAAGTCCGCATGGCTGGGGCGGTATTTATCCGCTATATGAGAGTAGTCCTTGCTGCGCTGGTCGGCATTGTGTATCACCATCGCAATGGGAGTACCGGTGGCCCGGCCTTCAAACACCCCGCTTAGTATCTTAAACTCATCGTCCTCGCGGCGGTGTGTCGTTATGCGCGACTGGCCCGGCTTGCGCCTTACCAGCTCACTTTGGATAAAGGCCTCATCAATTTCGAGGCCTGCGGGGCATCCGTCTATGATAACACCTATAGCTTTACCGTGGGATTCGCCGAATGTCGTAATCCGGAATATCTGCCCGTAGCTGCTTCCCATGTCTATTTTTTAAATATAAATACGGCTGAAAGCACTAAACTAGCCAAAATTAAGACGTTGGCCA
It contains:
- a CDS encoding NADP-dependent malic enzyme, whose product is MALKIRREDALNYHQQDKPGKIEVVPTKALGSQLDLALAYSPGVAEPCKDIAENKDDVYKYTAKGNLVGVISNGTAVLGLGNIGPDASKPVMEGKGVLFKKFAGIDVFDIEIDCEDQEELVRIVRSLEPTFGGINLEDIKAPESFYVEEELKKQMGIPVMHDDQHGTAIISSAALLNALELNGKKIEDVTCVVSGAGASAIACTKLYLSLGMRRENIVMCDSKGVIRKDREKLDAVKAQFATDRDLNTLQEALEGADIFLGLSTGNILGSEDMKRMADEPIVFALANPDPEIPYDEAMASRDDIIMATGRSDHPNQVNNVLGFPYIFRGALDVRASAINEDMKLAAVYALATLAKEPVPELVNKAYDANTLSFGRDYLIPKPLDPRLITSISPAVAKAAIESGVARIEISDWEGYELELQRRIGIDQKLMSRVISRAKKNPRRVVFAEADNQKILKAALIVLEEKIGQPILLGNKERITTIIEENQLDNLKDCPIIDPRQEEEKTAEYGQVLYEKRKRKGVTPYEATKLMRDRNYFGAMMVEMGEADALISGLTKDYPKTITPALQVIGVRPGADRVAGMYILSNNRGTWFFSDTTLNVTPTADQLVDIIGSTAEGVRFFGLEPRVAVLSYSNFGSSKGEVPAKTAEAVRKAHEKWPDLVVEGDIQANIALNPQLQQENYPFSALAKEGANTLIFPDLASGNIAYKLLMEMGGAEGIGPVLLGMNKPVHILQLGSSIREIVNMVAIAVVDAQTQDTRYK
- a CDS encoding DUF4837 family protein: MKRIVQYAFISTLLSFVFISCGQEGGSGDGLRSSSNLPKAQGQDREIYVVIDSALYAGEVGEIVRDIYAAPVPGLLKDEPWFTLRQINPLGITETLKRQQNLIFVTALDQTSRQNMEMQNFFSPQSLEAVRENPDRFMMRSEDEFARGQEIIYLFGATKSQLIANLEKNQKDLRQYMVNKTLKSIQADIRNNRDNGITKELREDRGYTLQVPKGYYIAREFENLVWLRQPDQKIDKSVFVYSIPYTDEQSFDRERIMSLRDSVTKEYLYDIDKRDLYFEVEPLVPLYTDEFSFNGRYAVESRGMWKMSDQSVGGPFVSYMFVDENTNTLYYIDGFLIAPGQDKVEDLFELEAIMSTFEVVESNEPASPAA
- a CDS encoding NifU family protein; the encoded protein is MNTETNTVGNRQVHIYMEASPNPNSLKFVANSMLVPEAASFDYPSLKEAGNSPLAQALFESFTFVERVFIMSNFVTVTKNDEKDWQEIQTEVRTFVKEYLEQGKPAVDLTQAAAEEKEKEASSGEETETEAKIKQVLDEYIRPAVEQDGGAIAFHSFENGVVKVLLQGSCSGCPSSTITLKAGIENLLKRAVPEVETVEAEGV
- a CDS encoding dicarboxylate/amino acid:cation symporter → MKRIPLHIQIIAGLVLGLLVGLAFVKFQWPADFVNDWIAPIGEIFIRGLKMIAVPLVLASLIVGVANLGDVSKLSRIGGKTIFTYITTTVLAVTIGLVLVNLFEPGKALPEETRDELMELYGDTAGEKTEQVAEVQERSPLAPIVDMVPDNVFLATTDNGLMLQVVFFALIVGIALLKIPKDKGEPVVKFFDGFNDIIIKIVGFIMLLAPYGVFALMVDLIVQIAGDDPDKAVSILLALGQYSLVVVGGLAIMAFGVYPAILKLFTKYGYRHFFNAIRPAQLLAFSTSSSSATLPVTMKQVEEELGVSEEVSSFVLPLGATINMDGTSLYQGVAAVFIAQALGLGLDLGDQLMIVLTAVLASIGSAGVPGAGIIMLIIVLESIGVPAAGITLILAPDRILDMCRTLVNVTGDCTVTAVVASTEGELPDKMIRKSVAEKVPGV
- the aroC gene encoding chorismate synthase, which codes for MGSSYGQIFRITTFGESHGKAIGVIIDGCPAGLEIDEAFIQSELVRRKPGQSRITTHRREDDEFKILSGVFEGRATGTPIAMVIHNADQRSKDYSHIADKYRPSHADFTYQEKYGLRDYRGGGRSSARETAARVAAGAVAKLFLKQKGIDVQAWVSQVGPLKLEKDYQALDLSQTESNMVRCPDADMAEKMIGLIDETRKNRDTIGGVVSAVITGVPVGLGEPVFDKLHAELGKAMLGINAVKGFEYGSGFDGVEMYGSQHNDIIRKEGEQVKTDTNHSGGIQGGISNGEDIYFRVAFKPVATIMQDQDSINEGGEAVKVSGKGRHDPCVVPRAVPIVDAMAALVIADFYLRNKSVKL